The following proteins are encoded in a genomic region of Bufo bufo chromosome 11, aBufBuf1.1, whole genome shotgun sequence:
- the LOC120982102 gene encoding protein S100-A2-like, translating to MALQGVMITVMKTFDSYAKGDGDSSTLSKSELINLVQKEFPALCESQKKDEILKGICGQMDMDGDSKVDFKEYVTFLACVTMALKESL from the exons ATGGCTCTCCAAGGTGTGATGATCACCGTGATGAAAACTTTTGATAGTTATGCAAAGGGCGATGGAGACAGCAGCACCCTGAGCAAGAGCGAGCTCATCAACCTGGTCCAAAAAGAGTTCCCAGCTCTGTGT GAAAGTCAAAAGAAGGATGAAATTCTCAAAGGAATTTGTGGACAGATGGACATGGACGGTGACAGCAAAGTCGATTTCAAGGAATACGTCACGTTTCTGGCCTGTGTAACCATGGCCTTAAAAGAAAGCCTCTAA